taaatgtatatatataaagtgcggttattatacttttatgagtatagatctctTTATACTAATAAGTTTTCGGACGTTATCCCTTTGACTATTTCCAcccgttaaatcatattattcaaccaactacccactcaaccctaagggatcactatcatcctaactgcacatcccttcatccatcGGACGAAAACTAATAAATACAAaaagatctatactcataagagtatagtaatcttctatatatatatatatatatatatatatataggctggggctactatactcttatgagtatagacccccttatactcataaatttttaaccgttgattgatggaatgtgtggttaggatggtggtggtccccacttaaaataatagtggttccttagggttgagtaggtagttggttgaatagtatgatctaacgggtggaaatgatcaatggaataaatctaaaagccgaaaacttatgagtataaggaagccaatacttataaaagtatagtagtcggactcatatatatatatatatatatatatatatatagaactaggctggaatactattaatagcaccaatgacttggtgctattaagttttccgcccttggattaaaagatgtacggttaggataatgtggggccccctagggttgagtgggtggttggttgaatagtataatctaacgggtaaaattaatcaaaagggttaatctaacggcagaaaacttgatagcaccaactttttggtgctatcgatagcatagcagccggactctatatatatatatagtgaggctactatgcttctgaaagtatggagccttccgtgcttccaggtctttttcgatattgcgactttcgaattgtcgatcggctccgttaaatttgatctagagtatttgaaatacttagaaaataaattttataatttttcgatatcatttgcctagtgatcgaagtggctcaaaatcaataattttaaaagccgttgtgagctgtttgcaagtttaacggtgtagaaatatccaaatcatgtgaaattttgatagaaaattctttatactatataaacaagatcaatatctttgatctaaaattttaatgtcatattatcttgttttgtaagatttttattttcaaccgttgattttgagccccttagttcactaagcaaatgatatcgaaaaattgcaaaatttattttctaggtacttcgaatactctagatcaagtttaacggagccgatcgacgattcgaaagtcgcaacatcgaaaacgacctggaagcaccgaagactccgtgcttccagaagcatagtagcctcactatatatatatatatagtagggctactatactcttatgagtattgggcccttcgtactcataagttgtNAGCATAGTAACCGGACTCCTATAGAattaggctaatatactattaatagcaccaagttattggtgcaatcaagtttttggccattggattaagagatgtgcagttaggattatgtgggccccttagggtttagtgggtggttggttgaatagtatgatgtaacggatgaaaataatcaaaagtatagatctaacggcggaaaacttggtagcaccaagtgtttcgtgctattaatagcatagtcgcgggactctctctctctctctctctctcactcaatatatatatatatatatatatatatatatatatatatatatatataaaattgagctggaatgctattgatagtatttggcCACTTtggctatcaagtttttaactcttggatcagaaattatagggttagaatgatattagtcttTTAAGGTCGAGTggtccccctaaggttgagtggtccccacaggataatagtattaatctaaagattagaaatgattaaaataaCTGATCTAAAGGCGAAAAAATCAGAAACATCGTATCTTCTATATTTGCGACAGCATAgtagctctaatatatatatatatatatatatatatatatatatgtgtgtgtgtgtgtgtgtgtgtgtgtgtatactCGAGTGTTTTTTAGCCTAATTCGAATAATTCTCAACCTCAGTttgaactaaattttattttattttttttaattcatgctcgctcatttaatttcgagttgaGCTCGAgcagccgaatatcgagccgaacgcgagtcgatcgagagccggctcgctcatctGCCCAGCCCTATCAGAGGGCGTACTCTTTCATATAACAAACTTGGCATATCAAACAACAAAGACGCATGCGCAAAAATTTGGAAAACTACTACATCACCAACCTATTCCTTTTAATAAGAGGCGCTTACCTGACGGGAGCAACAGGCGGAAGTAAATGAGAAAGTTTCTGGACGTATAGCTTTCCTATCGAGATGTTGGAATAtttggagagaaagaaagaaagaaaattttggcAAACTACTGCATCACAAACCTCTTATTCCTTTAAGAGGCGCTTACGTGACGGGAGCAATAGGcggaagaaaatgagaaagttTCCGGACATAGCTTTCCTTTCCAGGTGTTGGAATAtttggagagaaagaaagaaatatccGAATTGGTCTTCCAGAAAGAAAAGTCAAAATTCTGAAGTACAAAATGCCAAAACCTAACTACTAGGCCGAACTAAGAAGTGGAAGGAAGCCATTATTGTTAGACCCGGCAAACGGGCTAGATTGGGTAACCCGCGGACGGATTATTGTATTaggcatggataaaatttactCGTAAATTTTTGCATAGCCAACATCTTTTTCCCCTGCAGGTGGGTGGGTGGGTGGATATGCGGATtacttacattttttttttttttgttttgctcttatattttttaaatacaaattaaacatatatattagttttaaaagcgtaatatatataattcattatttaaaatattataacatacaataaaatatttaaagtcttaaagcaaaaatatttcataagaTAAAAGACACACAATaagaaattagaattagaatttttagaatagataaaaaaaaataatttttattaaaaaaatatattttgtaattaaaaaatatatgtgccgGTACCCGTGGGTACCTGCGGGTTATTCAAAATGTCCGCATCTTAATGGGTATCCACTTATTTTACTCGTAATTTTTTGGATTGAAAAAGTTGATAACCATATACACCCACAAATTTGCGGGTTACACACGGGCACCTGCGGATTTGGTTCGAGATTGTCAGGTCTACCTATTATGGCACATTTATACTACATCATCAATAACCAGCCAAACACATCTTtcggtttgaaaaaaaaaaaaatacaataaaatatttttctagtaACCGTGATAGGATGGATGAATCCAAAGAAGAGAGTCTGATTGGTTAGGATTGCCATATCAGTATTATAACTGGTGCATTCTACACCTTTTCAAGAAGTGAAGTAGCAGAAATATAAGATGCAGTGTCGTATACAGGTGATGAGGTATcccaaatcaattaattaaatttccCCATCATGATGAATTGTAGACGAATATTTTTGTTGTGCTTTTTCCAAGAATCTGTTATATGAAGTAGGACGATTGTACTGTTATAGGAAGTTAGATGTGCACttccgactatatatatatagtttgaattATTAGCTAAGTACATAAGAGAATCATTAATCGAACATGTGGAAAATATTTCCTCTTCCAAAGTCATTAGAAGAAACAAACATGCTAAGGAATATATACTACAACATCTCCGCGGCGGTCGAAGAGAGTTTGAAAAAGTGGTGGtgagatcgatcgatcgagaAGGTACGTATCGAGAAAGTTAGGGTTCGGGAATGACGAAGAGCTTGGCTCGAAGCTTGTCGAAGAGCCATGTCGGCGCGGGGTTTCTCGTGGGCTTCTTCCTGGTCTTGCTCGCCTACTTCACCGTGTCGGAGCAGTTTGCGATCCGCGCTCTAAATCGTGAGTTGCAGTTATCTATATATGCTCTCAGTCATTTTGATCCTTTCATGTTACTTAGCTAGATGTGTTCAAGCAACATATGTAGTGAGAAACAAGTTTGAATATTGATTTTATAAGAAAATCTCAATATAAGAACGATTTTTAGATGACGCTTAGGAGAGGCGTCCCCAGGCATCCCAATAGTATAGCAAATACCGGCGTTTAATTTAAAACGCGTTGTCATATGAGCACTCTATTATATCAAACCAATTTATTAAAAGAGAAACTTTACtgttatttttaattctagGACGCTTTAAAACGACaggatttcaaaaaattctGATGCTTTAAAGCGTTAGAATATATTTTACCAATAATGACTTGTTATTtgacgacacttttaaatgtgaCACTAGATTATATTGAAACATTTTCAAGCACCCTTCGTTCggtaggcaaatgatatcgtaaaatcataaaatttattttctaggtacttcaaatactctagatcaagtttaacggagccgatcgacgattcgaaagtcgcaacatcgaaaacgagctggaagcacggaaggNtatatatatatatatatatatatatatatatatatatatataaagcatgcatctttaaatgttaattttcttatagttaatatatgtatctttcttttttgtaaaattaaaaaagcaaaaaaataaattaggcaagcattttattttctcttttttccttctcttttatcattattatttttttgatatttatgtGCAATGTTGATTCTTATGAGCTTAATtgaattttgtagttttttcaCAACGATCGACGGAACATGAAGTTGTATCAACTCCATCTGCAAAGGATGTAGAGCAAGgtgagataaatttaaataaaattacctTAATTATTCCTTAGCACTTAATTTAAACCTTTGTTCTAATTATTATAAGATATATAATAGTTATTAATTAAAGATGCatgaaaattaacaaaattatcgCTCATAAAGTGTTTATTCTCTGTGACTAAACTATATGAATTTTATAGAGGAAAAACGAAACAAAAAACCAATTTCTCTCACCCTTAATTTAGTGAATATAAATAAGTTTTAGCATCTTAAAGCTTcctactatttattttatttatgaagaAATCGATTAAAAATGTATATTTGTTGGGAAAAAGTTGGGTTCGGACCTAAAATATACCAAATGGAGATTAGTTCGTTTGCAATCAGTTAGTTTTCACGCCTAATTAGCTCAATTTGATTGAGTCGCACCCCTTCCTACCGAGTGTTTTAGTTTCTTGCAATATCAAAAGTTTAAATCTATACTAATTCTTAAATAGAGAAGTTGCTcttattgattttcaaaaatcttttaaatatcCCCAAACCTTTAGGGTTTACTACTTGGATTTGGGGTTTAAAGGGGAATTTTGGTAGAATTAgagtaaatttgaaaattttgaatagtaatcGGGGTTGAATAAGCAAAAatccaattaatatatatagggCTTCTATCACTATGAGTAGAGTTAATTCACTTTTTATCTAAcagtgatattttaattttagttagttaatttcaCACTGTAGTGAGTTAGCGAAAATTAAGGAACACCCATtggtaaaattaattaatgatcgAGAACTAGactaaaatttagtaatttgctgaatttttttctcttctcgcACAGGTAGAGGCGCCGAAAAATCCAACCAACTGGTAGAACTGAAGCCGATCTGCGACACGTCGAATCCAGACTTTTGCGACATCACCGGCGACACTCGAATCCTGGGAAGCAACTCGACGGTCTTTTATGTCCCTCCCCCCAAAATCACCAATCCTGAACCTCAAGAGTGGAAAACCCGAGTACGAACTCACAAGCACCTTAAGTTGATCGAATTCGTGACAATAAAATCATTACGCGGTCCGTCCGAAGCCCCTCCTTGTACGGTCCGGCACGATGTCCCCGCGGTCGTGTTCGAGCTAAGTGTCCAGATTGGGAACATCTGGCACGACTTCAACAACGTGATCATCCCCCTCTATCTCACTTCTCGTCGGTTCAACGGCGAGGTTCAATTCCTCATAACCAATCTCAAACCTTGGTTTCTCAAAAAGTATAGCGTGATACTCAAGAAGCTCTCAAGGTATGAAATTATCGATTTTTCTAGCGATAAGGAGATCCGTTGCTACCCGCGTGCCCTTGTCGGCCTTCGGAGGCATCGTGATTTCGGGATCTTACCCAATTTGCCTCCAAAAGGGTACACAATGCTTGACTTCCGGTTGTTCATTCGAGAAGCTTACTCGCTTCCAAAAGATGTACCAATAAGTTATCGAGATAAGCCGGAAAAGAAACCACGACTGATGCTCATAAATAGGGGGGAAACCAGAAGGTTGTTGAATATAGAGGAAGTCGTGAAATCGGCCGAGGAGTTAGGGTTTGAGGTGGTGGTCGTCGAGCCAAAGAGAGACCTAAACGTGACGGAAATCGCAAAGGTGGTGGACTCATTCGACGCGCTGATGGGGGTGCACGGGGCCGGGCTAGCTAACATCGTTTTCCTCAGAACGAACGCCGCCATGATCCAAGTGGTGCCCTACGGGAAATTGGAGCCCATTGCCGAGAGCTGCTACGGTTGGCCTGCGAGGGAAATGAAATTGCGAGATGTCGAGTACACGATTAGCTTGGAGGAGAGCACATTGTTGGAGAGACTCGGGAGAGATCACCCCGCGATCAAGGATCCGGATTCAATTCACAGGAGTGGGTTGAAAAAAGTGAGGGAGTTCTACAAGCTCAACCAAGATGTGAAGCTAAATGTCACAAGATTTGCTCCCACACTATTGAAGGCTCTTGagcttcttcacaaatagcggGTGTAAGGAAAGTATTCGAAACAACTgcttaacttttaaatattcttattatttaatattttaatttgtttaattcgcgcgatttgatgttttttttattgcatATGCGTCTGTGTTTATTAAAGGAATGGCACGAGAAACTTTACCGGAAAAGATGTTTAGAAATTTTGTTAAGAAAGAACCATCAAGTAATTAGTTCAAGAGCATTGCAAAGctagatagtttaaattaaaattttttataaaattggtTGTTGTTTCACAATTAATGCATGAGCAATCATTCaaattactctctttttttttctcgtagtttggtttcaaaaaaaaaaaaaagaagccggCCCATTTGCGcatctcaaatttgaaattcatagaatttaaactttttattcgGAACTAACTTTTCAAAAAATGTATTCTTATaatagaatttttgttttgtaggaatatatttatttgatatatatcttaaaaatgacaagaatatatatattatttctacatTTGGTTGAATATAGAAATTTTCCAACTACAATATATTATCACAATACCAATTTCTATAGAAACTAATATTATACATCATTGTACTAAATTAATCNCATTTGGTTGAATATAGAAATTTTCCAACTACAATATATTATCACAATACCAATTTCTATAGAAACTAATATTATACATCATTGTACTAAATTAATCATATAAAATCATAactatttgaatataaaatctaTTTAAACATTACTAAGTTTAGAGAATTCTTAAAGTTATTTGTCTCTTGTacttagtttaaatttttttggcagATATAAAATTTGCACAAAGAACTttcacaggaaaaaaaaaatactaaggGAGGAGGTTGGTTTTTAATCCCATGTTTTAAGGGAttataaatgttaaaaaaaattaaaatcctaTTACACTATATTcctataataaaataaacatgaaatttCACAATTCTGCTGTTATCTAAAACAATACTGTAGAGTAAACAAGCCCTTATATAGATGTGTTTCTCAAATACATGATGATatccatatataatatattctgCCTATCATCTTTTCGTAACGCCCAATCTATCAGCTGATCATTCATCACATGGTTTATGCATTGGCACATCATTGGGTCTTACCATTAGCCCAAAAAGCTtaaatctatttattattattagtgtacCTTTTAGATTCTGATGTTCTCATCAGCCCAATTACACACGTAGTCCAAAATCatcaggcaatgtgagactttCCCGTTAGTCTTGTCATTCTGATCCTAACTTAGGCTTGTCTTTTCGACTCTAGCTtgccggcccaaaatgcttagaCCCACTTATTATTACTAATATCTATTTTCATCCGATGTTGGATTATTAGGGCATTACAAACTTTCTCCGTTTAGACTTTGACATCCTCATCATGACTttggctcagtcgagactcatctcacacttccaacTGATTATTGACTCTGAAATCGAATATAACAATCTATTTCACTATAAATAAGAACTCGTTATGTAGGCCCAAACCACccgtccaaaatgcttaattcCAGTTACTACTAATAGTGTCCATGGTCTCTCTTATGTGCACAATCATAATCTCATTTCTATCCGATACAGGACTATTGGGACGTCACATGTTACGCTCCATGGTCTCTTATATACTCAATCATAATTTCATTCTCATTCGATGTAAAACAATTATGGCACGTGTCACAAAAGTACAAatcctaaattttatagaatcaAGGTACATTGTAGCCTATGCATTGTAAAATGCATAAAAGGTGGGCTGATTAACCGTATATTGATGAGAGTAGCACTACTGAGAGAGCCATGTGGGTAGCACTACTGAATTAGCAAGAGGACGCGTGTGATTTTCgtctttgttagttaattcgcgaattgttcacgaattattcacgaattattaaaattttgaatttaatggtccatttacgaattttttttgaaaaaaaaaaaattattcgcgaatttttgggccagccgaattattcacgaattatttctgaattattaaaaatttgaataaaaaacttataatttttatatttgaatatagattatcgtatattttatatcttatattttatattttatatcgaatgcgttttttaagccgaattttttaatgaatttaaaaattagaaaacaaattttatacgtattatacctgtaccaaatttttgccgaatccgaattaactaattaactatGGTTTTCGTGGCCATGGATAATTCAATacgagagagagatttagaaaaaagggaTCCAGTAGAAATTATTCTGCAAAGAAGAAGAGTCGATTGTAATCAATCTCTTTATTGTGGTTGTACTCATTGTGAAATTTTAACAACCGGTACTGAAGCAAGTATCAAAATTTGCAGCAATTATCATCAAAATGGATTGCAGATTTTCAATAGtcgatatcagagcgagtactATTTCATATAACAAACTTGGAATACCACACAACAAAGAGACATGAGGAAAAAATTCGGAGAACAACTACATCATAACCTATTACTCGAAGCGACCGGAGCAATGGACGGAAGAAAATGTGGAAGGAGACAAATCTAAGAATTCATCTTCCAGAAAAAGTCGAAGGATGGAAAGAGGCAAAACTTTGAATTACAAGAAAAAGTCTAATATGCAGCAGCAGTCATATACGTGATGTAGCATTCCAAACCAATCAAATCCCTTTTTTCGAAAATTCACCCAACCTAACATAATTTGtagagaaatatttttattatagtcttttttagagaaaaaacatataattaaCTGTATATAAATGATGTGGTGTAGTTGTTATACAGTAAACTCTCTCAGTGGATTGGAATGCGTGAGAAGTTAACATCAGCTATAATGTCTTTCGTACTAGTCATACATTTGTGTTCCCACTCCCCCgtatgtgacgccccaacttcccagggggtcacccatcctaggactactcccatcctagcacgcttaactctcttaacctcttgggccttgccaccacccaaaatgcttcccagggggtcacccatcctaggactactcccatcctagcacgcttaactctcttaacctcttgggccttgccaccacccaaaatgcttaagccgggttaagagttttagccctattatatctcatatataggactatctggggtctcacacctTTCCATAAAGCAGGGCGTCACATTTTAAACTACTAAAATATGATATAGTGtacttaaatttatattaaaaattattaatctaaGATACTAATAAtctaattatttgattattattgaaaattaatacatatttgttttaatttatgACTAACATACATTGAattactaaaattttgattagcttggtttattttgtttttctggattttaatttttagagtcGAACTAAACAGAATTATATGTAAAATAGAACCGAATCAACTGATTTAAATTGATTCGTTTTGATAATTTGGTTTGAACAGAATAATGCTCACCCGGTCCTAATCTGCACTATGAATAACCACTCATCAAAAATAAGAGATAATTGCACCCGTGCGGATGGTACAGTTCGTGGCACTAAAATATCTCATAATGTTGTTTCATTGTTGTTTTATTGAGAATGAGGACATTGCAAGTACCTTTCAAATTAAGAACGAATTTTGGTtcaaattatcaataaaaatgGAGATAAAACATCTCATCAACGTCGTTTTATTGAGATCAATCAAATGTCCATGATTATAATAGTGTAAAACAATTAATGAATTCCATCATTATTTACTGACTgaatttgatcatatttaataaatatattttgcctaACTCTGATGACATCAGTTTCTTCTACATACGGGGAATGAAAGGGGCATATGATAGTATCTAATAtctaataaataatttgaacAAAATGTTGAGTACTTTGGAGAAAGAGAAATGTTACCTACAAAGCTGTTTCTTTAGTCAGCAAAGATGTAACATGAACTGTTTGGCATCAAATGGGCCATCATTTGGAGTATATCCACATACTATTTAAAGTTCCATATATATTTACAATGCCCCACACAGGTGCTTCCCAAATACTAAGATAATAATGTAGGCTATTTATAGCATCCATTCAGCAATGTCATGTGATGCCTCAATAATTTGACATAGAATGAGAACGAAATTGCGCTGGGATATATAAAGGATCATGgatcctatcctattaataacatctgggtttaagcatttattggctccaacgagttattattactagcaggTCGGatcattacatttggtatcagagccgattgTTCAAGTGGAAGTGTGAGATTAGTCTCGACTGACCAAAGGGTCTAGGAATTAATGATAGGCTATGTCAGGATCTGGATGACGAGACTAGCGAgacaaatttcatattttctggTGATTTTGAGTTCTGTATGTGATTGGACTAATGAAAACATTAGGGCGTAAACGGAGAGAGCCTGTGATATTCTAATAttcccacatcggatgaaaatCATATTATGATTGGATATAtacattttgggccagtggtttagaaattatgaattattattGCGAGTGGGTCAGGTCATTACATATCACcactaattataatttaaaatagagttgagctcATGTGCATTTAAAAGCACATGAGCATTTGTGCTTGTGACTTTTTAGCTGTCGAATACCTCAAAATTCGTGCAGTACTATTAGCAATGTCtcctattaaaattttttttattaaatctctTTTACTAGCACTGCACGAATCTTGAGACAATTCAACGACCAAAAATTACAAGTACGTTGAGCtcatgtgcttttaaaagcacagaaaCTCAACTCCTAAAAACAATCAAGACCACCCCCTTAACATTTTGCCATTTTGTAATAATTTTCTCAACCTTTCAATTTCTTTGATTCATATGTCCTTAACTTTTGGtttctttgatctaaaatataTGCTTTTTGTAAACCTGCCAAGTTTGTTGATGAGTAGGATATATATAGTGTTTTTATTAAATCTAAAGAGATTAACAACTAATGATTAGTATCTAAGAAAATTGTTAAACTTGGTAACACATTTCAATTCGATTGAGACTGAAATAATTCAAACGAAAATGACCAATCTTTGAACTAAGAAAGGACAAATCTTAATTAGAGTCGTGCTATATGTATATTCCATGATGAGCTGTTATGCTACTAATAGCACTAAGCTTTTTGTGCTGTAGACTCGTTTTCAACGATGGAGTATTAAATTTGACGATTACGACTGAAAAATATGACATAGAGGATTTGAATATTataaaaaccaaaatttatgattttgggTCAAAATAGAACAGTTCTTCAAAAATAAGgcataaagtttttaaattcaactagATTGTAAGGCCCATTTTAAATGGTAGGGAGGCCTTTCTGTTGAAAAtttttaggttaaaaaaaaaaaaagaatcatttTGGTTTGGAAATTGAACACTTTAAATTTGCATCCATTTTCACAAATATAAATGAGTATATGAAAGCATAAAGGGGAGACTCCTAGACTCGACCC
This DNA window, taken from Ananas comosus cultivar F153 linkage group 5, ASM154086v1, whole genome shotgun sequence, encodes the following:
- the LOC109710092 gene encoding protein O-linked-mannose beta-1,4-N-acetylglucosaminyltransferase 2-like, whose protein sequence is MTKSLARSLSKSHVGAGFLVGFFLVLLAYFTVSEQFAIRALNLFSQRSTEHEVVSTPSAKDVEQGRGAEKSNQLVELKPICDTSNPDFCDITGDTRILGSNSTVFYVPPPKITNPEPQEWKTRVRTHKHLKLIEFVTIKSLRGPSEAPPCTVRHDVPAVVFELSVQIGNIWHDFNNVIIPLYLTSRRFNGEVQFLITNLKPWFLKKYSVILKKLSRYEIIDFSSDKEIRCYPRALVGLRRHRDFGILPNLPPKGYTMLDFRLFIREAYSLPKDVPISYRDKPEKKPRLMLINRGETRRLLNIEEVVKSAEELGFEVVVVEPKRDLNVTEIAKVVDSFDALMGVHGAGLANIVFLRTNAAMIQVVPYGKLEPIAESCYGWPAREMKLRDVEYTISLEESTLLERLGRDHPAIKDPDSIHRSGLKKVREFYKLNQDVKLNVTRFAPTLLKALELLHK